From one Salinibacterium hongtaonis genomic stretch:
- a CDS encoding NAD(P)/FAD-dependent oxidoreductase, which translates to MTERAYQAIIVGGGFAGVAAANALGKAGVSTLLIDRNSYHQFQPLIYQVASAQIGPNAVARPLRAILRRRRSVRVLTASVTAFDAAAASVTTEDGVVYTADFVVIASGAEANYFGTPGAEENAYPLYSVTDALSLGSELFDLFDDSDRDPSIAAEVVVVGGGPTGVETTGAIAETIKYVLPHYYSAELSARATVHLVDMVPVVLGAFSEKSQRYARERLERVGAQLHLGVGVTEVGPDSVTLADGTVIPSRMVVWAGGLKAGQLLTSSGLPQGRGGRIDVNPDLTVPGFERIYVLGDAANITDARGDKLPQLGSVAKQAGHWAGRNILAQLRGGTPSPFDYNDKGYMAMVGRGAAVAEIGRRRTHMQGFFAFVAWLAVHVTLLSGWTQRTRAVFAWFEDYLSHSRSNVVLGASRRRGSD; encoded by the coding sequence ATGACTGAGCGCGCGTATCAGGCCATCATTGTTGGCGGAGGGTTCGCCGGGGTCGCGGCAGCCAATGCCTTGGGCAAAGCAGGCGTCTCGACCCTGCTGATTGACCGCAACAGTTACCACCAGTTTCAGCCGCTCATCTATCAGGTGGCGAGCGCACAGATCGGGCCCAATGCCGTCGCCCGGCCGCTCAGGGCGATTCTCCGCCGCCGCCGCAGCGTGCGGGTTCTCACCGCATCCGTTACCGCGTTCGATGCGGCCGCGGCATCGGTCACAACGGAGGACGGCGTCGTCTATACGGCCGACTTCGTAGTGATCGCCAGCGGGGCTGAGGCAAACTACTTTGGCACTCCGGGTGCAGAAGAGAACGCCTACCCGCTGTATTCGGTCACCGACGCGCTTTCGCTGGGCAGCGAGCTCTTCGACCTGTTCGATGACTCAGACCGTGACCCCTCAATCGCCGCCGAGGTTGTTGTTGTCGGCGGCGGGCCGACGGGGGTCGAAACCACCGGCGCTATCGCCGAGACCATCAAATATGTCTTGCCGCACTATTACAGTGCGGAGCTGTCGGCCAGGGCCACCGTGCATCTCGTGGACATGGTTCCCGTCGTGCTGGGGGCGTTCTCTGAGAAGTCGCAGCGCTACGCCCGCGAGCGTCTGGAGCGCGTAGGCGCCCAGCTGCACCTCGGAGTCGGGGTCACCGAGGTCGGCCCCGACAGTGTCACGCTCGCTGACGGCACCGTCATCCCGAGCCGCATGGTGGTGTGGGCCGGAGGGCTCAAGGCCGGGCAACTGCTCACTAGCTCAGGCCTGCCGCAGGGCAGGGGAGGGCGCATCGACGTGAACCCCGATCTCACCGTTCCCGGATTCGAGCGCATCTACGTGCTCGGAGACGCCGCAAACATTACGGATGCCCGCGGCGACAAACTGCCGCAGCTCGGCTCGGTTGCCAAGCAGGCGGGGCACTGGGCCGGCCGCAATATCCTTGCCCAGCTGCGCGGAGGCACCCCCTCGCCGTTCGATTACAACGACAAGGGCTATATGGCCATGGTCGGGCGCGGTGCTGCGGTGGCCGAGATCGGGCGTCGCCGCACGCACATGCAGGGCTTCTTCGCCTTCGTTGCCTGGCTGGCGGTGCACGTGACTCTGCTCTCTGGCTGGACCCAGCGCACGAGAGCGGTGTTCGCATGGTTCGAGGACTACCTCAGCCACTCACGGTCCAATGTCGTGCTGGGAGCA